One window of Trifolium pratense cultivar HEN17-A07 linkage group LG5, ARS_RC_1.1, whole genome shotgun sequence genomic DNA carries:
- the LOC123883685 gene encoding protein IQ-DOMAIN 11-like, giving the protein MGKKGWFSIVKKLFTRDTHSTQEKKEKRRKWVFGRLKNKRFPSIEAPPAFKGTSLCESEEEHSNHALTVATAAAEAALTAAQVAVEVVRLQSAHQFKRKPEEVKTNCKWKIEESSAIKIQTTFRGYLARKALRALKGIVMLQSIIRGRAVRRQAMSTLKCLQSIVSIHSQVIARKLQMVEGRFDCGEYEEMQGSSDKIIRMDSNSERKWDTEVNSSSMSKKEASLRNERVKEYSYHHRKSTESERNKINGRERYWMETQHCKSKELEDLDSVFSSHCRVVEDCESRQQKLRHIQRQNEVEGLDSRPILFSRNSLPQRCHNLDGQYHSFPNSPAIPTYMVATKSTQAKVRSTSTPKTRIVRN; this is encoded by the exons ATGGGAAAGAAGGGTTGGTTTAGCATTGTAAAGAAGCTCTTTACAAGGGACACACATTCCACACAAGAGAAG AAGGAGAAAAGAAGAAAGTGGGTATTTGGGAGGCTAAAAAACAAGAGATTTCCTTCAATTGAAGCACCACCAGCATTCAAAGGAACAAGTTTATGTGAATCTGAAGAAGAACACAGTAATCATGCTTTAACAGTTGCTACTGCTGCAGCTGAAGCTGCTCTTACTGCTGCTCAGGTTGCAGTTGAGGTTGTTAGGCTCCAATCTGCGCATCAATTTAAGCGAAAACCAGAAGAAGTTAAAACTAACTGCAAGTGGAAGATTGAAGAATCTTCAGCCATCAAAATTCAAACAACATTTAGAGGTTACCTT GCAAGGAAAGCTTTGAGGGCATTGAAGGGAATAGTGATGCTTCAATCTATCATTCGTGGCAGAGCTGTAAGACGGCAAGCTATGAGTACTCTTAAATGCTTGCAGTCCATTGTGAGTATCCACTCTCAGGTCATTGCAAGGAAACTCCAAATGGTTGAAGGAAGGTTTGATTGTGGTGAATATGAAGAGATGCAAGGTTCAAGCGACAAGATCATAAGG ATGGACTCAAACAGTGAAAGAAAGTGGGATACAGAAGTGAATTCCTCTAGCATGAGCAAGAAAGAAGCTTCTCTTAGGAACGAAAGAGTAAAAGAATACTCATATCACCATAGA aaatCAACTGAATCggaaagaaacaaaataaatggaAGAGAGAGGTATTGGATGGAGACACAACATTGTAAGAGTAAAGAACTCGAAGATCTAGACTCGGTTTTCAGCTCACATTGTAGAGTTGTGGAAGATTGTGAAAGTAGACAACAAAAGCTTAGACATATTCAGAGACAAAATGAAGTTGAAGGGTTAGATTCTCGGCCGATACTATTTTCAAGAAACTCTTTGCCCCAAAGATGCCATAATTTAGATGGACAATATCACTCATTTCCGAACTCTCCTGCAATTCCGACATACATGGTTGCAACGAAATCAACACAAGCAAAAGTAAGATCAACAAGTACACCAAAAACAAGGATAGTAAGGAATTAG